The Dehalococcoidia bacterium genomic interval GCACTCTGCAGTCTGTGCTGCGAGGGAGGTGAGGGATGGAGTTCCCGCCGGTGTTCGATGGGCACATTGATTACATAACGGCGATCAGGCCGCGGCCGGGACGTCCGGGGCGGGACTTCCTGGAGGAGTCGGAGACGGGGCATGTGGACCTGCCGCGGGCCGCGAAAGGCGGCCTCGGCGGCTGCTTCACGTCGATCTTCCTGACGAACGAGCAGGCGGAGATGGCAGCAGTCGACTACGCGATGCAGGAGATGAACGACGTCTTCGGGATCGCGGACCGCGCCGGCGGGAGGTTCCGCGTCTGCCGGACGGCGGCGGAGGTGCGGCAGGCGCTCGATGAGGGCGCCTTCGCGTCTGTATTCATGTTCGAAGGTGCGGACCCGATCTCGTACAGCCTGAAGGAACTGCGGGTGTTCTACGAGGCGGGCCTGCGCTGCCTGGCGCCGGTATGGAGCCGGTCGAACATCTTCGCCCATGGCGTGCGTTTCGGCGACGCGCAGGTAGACGGCGGGCTAACGGCGGCGGGACGCGACCTGGTCCGCGAGTGCAACCGCCTTGGGATCATCCTCGACGTGTCGCATATCAACCCGGCTGGCTTCTGGGACATGATCGAGGAGTCGAAGTCGCCGGTCGTGGCGACGCACTCGAGCGTGAAGGCGTTGTCGCCGCACGTGCGCAACCTCGACGACGAGCAGATCAGGGCCATCTCCGAGAAGGGTGGGACCATCGGCATCAATTTCTCGAACATGTTCCTGCGCCCCGACATG includes:
- a CDS encoding dipeptidase, whose product is MEFPPVFDGHIDYITAIRPRPGRPGRDFLEESETGHVDLPRAAKGGLGGCFTSIFLTNEQAEMAAVDYAMQEMNDVFGIADRAGGRFRVCRTAAEVRQALDEGAFASVFMFEGADPISYSLKELRVFYEAGLRCLAPVWSRSNIFAHGVRFGDAQVDGGLTAAGRDLVRECNRLGIILDVSHINPAGFWDMIEESKSPVVATHSSVKALSPHVRNLDDEQIRAISEKGGTIGINFSNMFLRPDMQREATDTELEVIVAHFDYVVNLAGDEHVSFGTDFDGTQVPACVKDVTGLPLVLRALKARGYSDDRIERICNGNWLRVMREVWGE